The Oreochromis niloticus isolate F11D_XX unplaced genomic scaffold, O_niloticus_UMD_NMBU tig00001668_pilon, whole genome shotgun sequence genome window below encodes:
- the LOC109199768 gene encoding uncharacterized protein LOC109199768: protein MSWRLWTAFVLDKVALGRHVFQNLQNRLVQFYQQQPLDLDHIEFLCVNASTLVCSLSAHINVPSLVVEALHHLICLIHSNMDTRRSAIVVDSSAGERGRAKLYVSKDHLKDLKKMDLSIPCISKLLGISQKTVRRRIEEWGLLITATYSSLSDDELDNLIAAIKQESKYLGYRMVKGCLRHLVHRVQWNRVWDYMRCVDSAGILERMANLGCVVTQLLLIGLIYHLGPVINHLSEVI, encoded by the exons ATGTCATGGAGGCTGTGGACCGCATTTGTGTTGGACAAG GTGGCTTTAGGAAGACACGTTTTCCAAAACCTTCAAAATAGGCTGGTGCAGTTCTACCAACAACAGCCCTTGGACCTTGATCATATTGAGTTCCTCTGCGTGAACGCATCAACTCTAGTCTGTTCTCTTTCTGCTCATATTAATGTTCCATCACTG GTAGTTGAAGCTCTTCACCACCTCATCTGCCTCATCCATTCCAATATGGATACAAGAAGGTCTGCCATTGTTGTTGACAGCTCAGCTGGTGAACGGGGGAGGGCAAAGCTCTATGTTTCCAAAGACCACCTCAAAGATCTAAAAAAGATGGACCTCTCCATTCCTTGTATCTCCAAGCTTTTGGGCATATCGCAGAAAACAGTCCGACGAAGAATTGAAGAGTGGGGCCTCTTAATAACGGCAACCTACAGCTCACTATCAGATGATGAACTTGACAACTTAATTGCAGCCATAAAACAGGAATCGAAATATCTGG GCTACAGAATGGTTAAAGGATGCCTCAGGCACTTGGTCCACAGGGTGCAGTGGAACAGAGTATGGGATTACATGCGTTGTGTTGACAGTGCTGGAATCCTTGAAAGGATGGCAAATCTTGGATGTGTTGT gacacagctgctgctcattgGCCTCATTTACCACCTGGGCCCAGTCATCAATCACCTCTCTGAGGTTATATAA